The Fibrobacter sp. UWP2 genome has a window encoding:
- a CDS encoding MBOAT family protein gives MVFSSQIFLFYFLPTFLVGYFVLLKAGVKHSGLNFFITVFSYIFYGWLEPWLVFLMFGSTLVVYISGRLISAEGASKRQRNWALVMAIVVNLGALGFFKYYMFGMGAFNSVIERLGFEPFSVMTVLLPVGISFYTFQSMSYAIDVWRGTAPPVKDFATFACYVALFPQLVAGPIVRYNTVAEELATRTHTVENFVRGILFFSFGFAEKIFLANQVGIIADRVFAADAPGVINCWWGSLAYMFQIYFDFSAYSNMAIGLGLMLGFHFPRNFNGPYRSVSITDFWKKWHISLTSWFRDYLYIALGGNRVGKKRLYFNLFMVMFLSGVWHGANWTFVCWGLYHAFFMIVERANNKNAFYYKAPRLVQILITQVLVLFGWVLFRADSIGEAWRMWKAMLGLMPVSAADAILTAEIFTPTCVVFMALAALFSFWRFRSFDWCNVVSVKRALVALGLFVLAALALFTQSYNPFLYFQF, from the coding sequence ATGGTTTTCTCTTCCCAGATTTTCCTGTTCTACTTTCTCCCGACGTTTTTGGTCGGGTACTTTGTGCTTTTGAAGGCGGGCGTCAAGCACTCTGGCCTGAATTTTTTCATCACCGTCTTTAGCTACATCTTTTACGGCTGGCTCGAACCTTGGCTTGTCTTTTTAATGTTTGGTTCGACGCTCGTGGTGTACATTAGCGGCCGGTTGATTTCGGCCGAGGGCGCAAGCAAGCGCCAGCGCAACTGGGCGTTGGTCATGGCGATTGTCGTGAATCTTGGGGCGCTGGGATTCTTTAAATACTACATGTTTGGCATGGGCGCATTCAACAGTGTCATTGAGAGGCTCGGGTTTGAACCGTTCTCGGTGATGACGGTACTTTTGCCGGTGGGCATCTCGTTCTATACGTTCCAGTCGATGAGTTATGCGATTGATGTTTGGCGTGGCACGGCACCCCCGGTCAAGGACTTTGCCACCTTCGCCTGCTATGTGGCGTTGTTCCCGCAGCTCGTGGCGGGTCCGATTGTACGTTACAATACCGTGGCGGAGGAACTTGCGACGCGTACGCACACCGTCGAGAATTTTGTGCGCGGCATCCTGTTCTTTAGCTTTGGCTTTGCCGAAAAGATTTTTTTGGCGAACCAGGTGGGGATCATTGCCGACCGTGTTTTTGCCGCCGACGCTCCGGGCGTAATCAACTGCTGGTGGGGCTCGCTCGCGTACATGTTCCAGATTTACTTTGACTTCTCGGCGTATAGCAACATGGCGATTGGGCTTGGGCTCATGCTGGGCTTCCATTTCCCGCGCAACTTCAACGGCCCTTACCGCTCGGTGAGCATTACTGACTTTTGGAAAAAGTGGCATATTTCGCTGACCAGCTGGTTCCGCGACTACCTCTACATTGCGCTGGGCGGGAACCGCGTGGGCAAAAAGCGCCTTTACTTTAATTTGTTCATGGTGATGTTCTTGAGCGGCGTGTGGCACGGTGCCAACTGGACGTTTGTTTGCTGGGGCCTGTACCATGCTTTCTTTATGATCGTGGAGCGCGCCAACAACAAGAACGCCTTTTACTACAAGGCACCGCGTCTGGTGCAAATCTTGATTACGCAGGTGCTGGTGCTATTTGGCTGGGTGCTTTTCCGTGCCGACAGCATTGGCGAGGCTTGGCGCATGTGGAAGGCCATGCTCGGCCTTATGCCGGTGAGTGCCGCCGATGCCATCCTTACGGCCGAAATCTTCACGCCTACGTGCGTGGTGTTCATGGCTTTGGCAGCCCTGTTCTCGTTCTGGCGCTTCCGCAGTTTTGACTGGTGCAACGTCGTGAGCGTCAAAAGAGCCCTGGTAGCGCTCGGTTTGTTCGTTTTGGCGGCCCTGGCGCTCTTTACCCAAAGCTACAATCCCTTCTTGTATTTCCAGTTCTAG
- the scpB gene encoding SMC-Scp complex subunit ScpB, with translation MSEDVQNLDEAAEESAELPKVESREDLARIIQALVFASPDIVTLKKLREILGDFLDARSVADALITANDSLNKIQSPFEIVEQAGGYRFRTRAKYYPWVRKLFPEANARRLSQAALETLAVIAYQQPITKAAIEQVRGVSSVDGPIRNLLDKGFVALGARADTVGNPYTYVTTQEFMKYFGINRIPEDLPRLREFSELLEAGALVPQYAKPENAPEEPKPPEETPDQIELSMGDA, from the coding sequence ATGAGTGAAGATGTTCAGAATTTGGATGAAGCCGCCGAAGAATCGGCGGAACTCCCGAAAGTAGAAAGCCGTGAAGATTTGGCCCGCATTATCCAGGCCCTGGTGTTTGCGTCGCCCGATATTGTGACGCTCAAAAAATTGCGCGAAATTCTAGGCGACTTTTTGGACGCGAGGTCGGTGGCCGACGCCCTCATTACGGCAAACGACTCACTCAACAAGATTCAGTCCCCCTTTGAGATTGTGGAACAGGCGGGCGGTTACAGGTTCCGTACGCGAGCCAAGTACTACCCGTGGGTGCGCAAGCTGTTCCCCGAGGCGAACGCCCGCCGCCTGAGCCAGGCCGCCCTCGAGACGCTCGCCGTGATTGCCTACCAGCAGCCCATCACCAAGGCTGCCATTGAACAGGTTCGCGGAGTGTCTTCGGTCGATGGCCCAATTCGCAACTTGCTCGACAAGGGATTCGTGGCTTTGGGCGCCCGCGCCGATACGGTGGGGAACCCCTACACTTATGTGACGACCCAGGAGTTCATGAAGTACTTTGGCATCAACCGTATTCCCGAGGACCTGCCGCGCCTGCGCGAGTTCAGCGAACTTTTGGAAGCGGGTGCACTGGTGCCGCAGTACGCGAAGCCCGAGAACGCCCCCGAGGAGCCCAAGCCGCCCGAGGAGACTCCGGACCAGATTGAACTTTCGATGGGGGATGCATAA
- the mutS gene encoding DNA mismatch repair protein MutS — MAATPLMQQYYEIKKQNPGCILFFRMGDFFELFEDDAVIASKILGLTLTSRNNGASGATPLCGFPHHAADRYVPKMVAAGYRIAICEQVEDPKLAKGIVKRDIVEIISAGTAMDETNLNAKEANYLCAYIPATVETAAGSNARQNLGPAGESGSCCAAFAFADVTTGYLAACLSSEQSFECEFSRRMPKEIVVPEGCNIPAGIMDLIKAENVLVTELPTFLFGEEQAREVLFSHFKVEALDGLGLDGRTSETAVTGALLQYLMDQKKSELSHFTSLEILNLDDYMTLDPSTLRNLELVRPLNADDYSSTLCSVLDFTVTAMGGRTLKDWVSHPLISVEKIRSREEAVAELVQNPVALDELKDSLTSILDMERLMGRVGSGRANARDLAGMGRSLSQASKVADVLEGLRAPVFEGLRETLLRAKGRGEELLQNFNEDLPLTIREGGMIRPGANAELDAMNADIKERREWIASLEVRERERLGIPSLKVGYNRVFGYYIEITKAQMAKATQPIPEEYIRKQTTVNGERYITPEMKECESIISNAEVNIHALEYKFFCELRERVNSWRAELQEIADAIARVDSLYSFARAARKYNYVCPEVFDGTGIEIRGGFHPVIVAVNPDLDFIPNDVSLSPDGTRLMLITGPNMAGKSTYLRQTGLIVLMAQIGCFVPAESARIGVVDRIFTRVGASDRLSRGLSTFMVEMIETANILRNATPHSLVLLDEIGRGTSTFDGLSIAWSIVETLHGEPARMALTLFATHYHELTGLVDSLEHAGNFQVAVQEKGDKLIFLHKILAGACDSSYGIHVAEMAGLPNTVVRRARKILLRLEKQQIDPSDEAAHKKIVAKPQMDLFAPPDENTQLLKDEIRRLKPEEMTPMQALQCLMDLKQAYGK, encoded by the coding sequence ATGGCTGCGACCCCGTTAATGCAGCAGTACTACGAGATCAAAAAGCAAAATCCCGGCTGCATCCTCTTTTTTCGCATGGGCGATTTCTTCGAACTGTTCGAGGACGACGCCGTCATTGCCTCCAAAATTTTAGGTCTTACTCTCACGAGCCGTAACAACGGCGCCTCGGGGGCGACGCCCTTGTGCGGGTTCCCGCACCATGCTGCCGACCGCTACGTGCCCAAGATGGTGGCCGCCGGATACCGCATTGCCATTTGCGAGCAAGTCGAGGACCCCAAGCTCGCCAAGGGAATCGTCAAACGCGATATCGTCGAGATTATCAGTGCCGGTACCGCGATGGACGAGACGAACCTCAACGCGAAAGAGGCGAACTACCTTTGCGCCTACATCCCGGCGACGGTCGAAACGGCTGCAGGCTCGAATGCCCGCCAGAACCTGGGACCGGCAGGGGAGTCGGGTTCGTGCTGCGCGGCTTTTGCCTTTGCCGACGTGACCACGGGTTACTTGGCCGCCTGCCTCAGCAGCGAGCAGTCTTTTGAATGCGAGTTCAGCCGCCGCATGCCCAAGGAGATTGTGGTGCCCGAGGGTTGCAATATTCCCGCGGGTATCATGGACCTGATCAAGGCGGAGAATGTCTTGGTGACGGAGCTCCCGACGTTCCTCTTTGGCGAGGAACAGGCGAGGGAGGTGCTGTTCAGCCACTTTAAGGTGGAGGCGCTGGACGGACTCGGCCTGGACGGTCGCACTTCGGAGACCGCGGTGACGGGTGCCCTGCTGCAATACCTGATGGACCAGAAAAAATCCGAGCTGAGCCACTTTACGTCGCTCGAGATTTTGAACCTGGACGACTACATGACGCTCGACCCGAGCACGCTCCGCAACTTGGAACTGGTGCGTCCGCTCAACGCCGACGATTATTCCAGCACGCTTTGCTCGGTTTTGGATTTTACCGTGACTGCGATGGGCGGCAGAACGCTCAAGGACTGGGTGAGCCACCCGCTAATTTCGGTGGAGAAGATTCGCAGCCGTGAGGAGGCGGTGGCGGAACTGGTGCAAAATCCGGTCGCCCTGGACGAGCTCAAGGATTCGCTCACGAGCATCCTCGACATGGAACGCCTGATGGGACGCGTCGGATCGGGGCGTGCCAATGCGCGCGACCTGGCGGGAATGGGACGCTCGCTTAGCCAGGCCTCCAAGGTGGCCGACGTGCTGGAGGGGCTGCGTGCTCCTGTGTTCGAGGGCCTGCGCGAGACACTTTTGCGTGCAAAGGGCCGCGGCGAGGAACTGCTCCAGAATTTTAACGAAGACTTGCCGCTCACCATACGCGAGGGCGGCATGATTCGACCCGGCGCCAATGCCGAGCTCGATGCGATGAATGCAGACATCAAGGAACGCAGGGAATGGATTGCCTCCCTCGAAGTCCGCGAACGCGAACGCTTGGGGATCCCGAGCCTCAAGGTGGGCTACAACCGCGTGTTCGGTTACTACATCGAGATTACCAAGGCGCAAATGGCGAAGGCGACGCAGCCGATTCCCGAGGAATACATCCGCAAGCAGACGACTGTGAACGGCGAACGCTACATCACGCCCGAGATGAAGGAATGCGAGTCCATCATCAGCAACGCCGAAGTAAACATTCATGCGCTGGAATACAAGTTTTTTTGCGAACTGCGCGAACGCGTGAACAGCTGGCGCGCCGAACTCCAGGAGATTGCCGACGCCATTGCCCGCGTCGACAGCCTGTACAGTTTTGCCCGCGCCGCACGCAAGTACAACTATGTTTGCCCTGAGGTGTTCGATGGCACGGGGATTGAAATTCGCGGAGGGTTCCACCCGGTGATTGTCGCCGTGAACCCTGATTTGGACTTTATCCCGAACGACGTTTCGCTGAGCCCCGACGGCACACGCCTCATGCTCATTACGGGGCCGAATATGGCAGGTAAATCGACGTACCTGCGCCAGACCGGGCTCATTGTGCTCATGGCGCAAATCGGATGCTTTGTGCCTGCCGAGAGCGCTCGCATTGGCGTGGTGGACCGCATATTCACCCGCGTGGGCGCGAGCGACCGCCTGAGCCGCGGTCTCAGTACCTTTATGGTCGAGATGATCGAGACGGCGAACATCTTGCGCAATGCGACCCCGCACAGCTTGGTGCTGCTCGATGAAATCGGCCGCGGTACCAGCACGTTTGACGGGCTCTCGATTGCATGGTCCATCGTGGAGACGCTGCACGGCGAGCCCGCCCGCATGGCGCTTACGCTTTTTGCGACGCACTACCACGAATTGACCGGCCTGGTCGACAGCCTGGAACACGCTGGGAACTTCCAGGTGGCTGTGCAAGAGAAGGGCGACAAGCTCATATTCCTCCACAAGATTCTGGCGGGTGCCTGCGACTCGAGTTACGGTATCCATGTGGCCGAGATGGCGGGCCTCCCGAATACGGTGGTGCGCCGCGCGAGGAAGATTCTTTTGCGCCTTGAAAAGCAGCAGATTGACCCGAGCGACGAGGCCGCCCACAAGAAGATTGTGGCGAAGCCCCAAATGGATTTGTTCGCGCCGCCCGACGAGAATACGCAGCTGCTGAAGGATGAAATTCGCCGGCTCAAGCCCGAGGAGATGACCCCCATGCAGGCGCTCCAGTGCCTGATGGACTTGAAGCAAGCCTACGGGAAGTGA
- a CDS encoding RidA family protein — MDIKKKVEELSLTLPECPVPLAAYIPATRFGDTIVVSGQLPSVKGDFSTYTGTVPTELSVEKATEAARICLLNNIAAAMGLLEHGETLRLVQMQGFVQSAADFHEQPAVLNGASELAVQILGENGKHARTAVGVTALPKNAAVEISCTFQAVKEELQFTGRMNWIE; from the coding sequence TATCAAGAAGAAAGTCGAAGAACTGAGCCTCACCCTGCCAGAGTGCCCCGTACCGCTCGCCGCCTACATCCCGGCAACGCGCTTTGGCGACACCATCGTCGTCTCGGGCCAGCTCCCATCTGTAAAAGGAGACTTTTCGACATACACGGGAACCGTCCCGACAGAACTTTCCGTCGAAAAGGCAACCGAAGCCGCCCGCATTTGCCTTTTAAATAACATCGCCGCCGCCATGGGACTTTTGGAGCACGGCGAGACGCTCCGTCTGGTGCAAATGCAGGGCTTTGTGCAGTCCGCCGCGGACTTCCACGAGCAACCCGCCGTACTGAACGGCGCCAGCGAACTCGCGGTCCAGATCCTTGGCGAAAACGGCAAGCACGCGCGCACAGCCGTGGGCGTCACCGCCCTCCCCAAGAACGCTGCCGTCGAAATCAGCTGCACGTTCCAGGCTGTAAAAGAAGAACTCCAGTTCACTGGACGCATGAACTGGATCGAATAG